The DNA sequence GATCGAGCAGCCCCGGCATGAACATGTTGCCGATGATCGCTTGGAACGAGGCACGCCCCAGCCAGAGTTCACGCGGCGCATCGGTGGCGGCGCGGAGGATGGCGCGGGCGGCGACCTCGGGCGTGTGGATCGGCGGCACCGGTTGTGGGCGTTTGCGCATCTTGTTGCGCGACCAGTCGAACTGTGGCGTGTTGTGTGCCGGCAGCTGGACCATGGTCAGGCGGATTTTGCTCTTGGTGTGGATCAGCTCGCAGCGCAACGAGTCGGTGAAGCCGCGGATGGCGAACTTCGCCGCGCAGTAAGCCGATTGCAGCGGGATGGCGCGGTAGGACAGCGCCGAGCCCACCTGCACGATGGTGCCGCGGTTGCGCGGTTGCATATGTCGCAGCGCGGCCAGCGTGCCATGGACGAAGCCCAGGTAGGTTACCTCGGTGACCCGCTTGTATTCCGCCGCGGTGATTTTCTCGACTGGTGCGAAGACCGTGGCCATGGCCGCGTTGATCCAGAGCTCGATCGGACCCAGCTCGGCTTCGATCCGCTCGGCGGCGCGGTCGATCGCTTCGGCATCGGCGACGTCGGCGGCAATCGTCAGCACCGTGGCGCCGGCCGCTTCGAGCGCTTGGCGCGTGTCTGCCAGGCCCTGTTCGCCACGCGCGATCACGGCCACGCGAAAACCTGCCTGCGCCAGGGCATGGGCGGTCGCGCGGCCCACGCCGGCGGTTCCGCCGCAGATCACGGCAGTCTGGTCGCGGTTGGTCATCTCAAGCTCCTGTTCCGGTGACGGGTGAAGTCGCGAACCAGCGCTGCCTGGTTTGTCTTCATGTAACCCACGCCGTGTCGGTGGGCGCGGACTCGGTCCGGTGATCTCATCGATGTGACGTTCGGGCGATGAAAGGCTCGGCGCCAGGTGCAGCGGTGGCGCTTTCAGTTGACCGGAGGGGCGTTGGGTGAGTTGCACCCAGGCGATGAGCTGTGAATCGGTGCGGTCATCCGAGCGTGCGGTACGGATCAGCTGCCGGCGTCAGCGCAGCTCGGCTCGACGGTGAATGTCTTGGATGAATCCACCGGGCCAATCTTCTCCAGCGTGCGGCGGCCAATGAGCACGGGGTAGTTCATCTTGTCCCGGTCGTTCAGCGAGAACTGCTCTTCATAGACCTGACTGCCCAGGCAGACTTTCATCAGCACGACAGGGCGATCCTCGGCACCGCCTGCGCCACGCACCGTGAGGTCCCGGACCATCTTGCGCTCCAGACGTGTCCTCACCTGCTTTTCGGTATTGATGTCTTCCAGTTCGACGGTGAAACGTATCCAGTCCTCGCCGTCTTTCTCGAAGCGGTCGATGTTTTCCGCATGCATCGAGGACGTCAACGCGCCCGTATCGAGCTTGAACTTCACCGCCACTTTTTCCGGAAGAATCAGCCCTTCCTCGACCCAGCCGAGTACCTGTGGCGAGTTGGCGGTGGCTGTCGCGATGCCTGGTGATAGCAGCAGAGCTGCCAGCGTTATCGGGACGAGTCGGTTGCGGATGAAGCGTGTCGGATGGCGCATCTATTACCTCGAAATCAACGAAAGCCGTGGTTTCGATAGAGTCGGCGCGCCCGGATCCGTTCAGGTTTTATCGATGAACGATCAGCGAACCGGGTCGGGATACGCACCCGCACGCTTCAACGGCGGTTATGCAGCGGCACCACGACACGCGAATTCTGACGCCCCAACGTGTCACTGATCGCTGCGCTGAGCGTGTGCTGCGTAAACGGCTTAGCCAGCGTATGCAGCGGGCGACCGTCTTCGGACAGCTCCGCATAGCCGCTGACCAACAGGACCGGCAGGTTGGGCCTTTCGATTTTGACGATCTTGGCCAGTTGGGTGCCGGTCATGCCGGGCATCATCTGATCGGTGACCAAAATATCGAAGGCCTCTTGCTGGCGAATGATAACCAGGGCCGCCTCGCCATCGCCGACCGCGGTGACTCGATGTCCCAGGTCCTCGAGTAACTCGGTGGTATTGGCGAGCACCAGAGGATCATCGTCTACCACGAGAATCGACAAGGCGGGGACCGGCGCCGCGACGGGTTCGTCTGGATGTTCGGATGCCGGGGCCGCCATCAGTGCCGGGACGCCCAAGGGTAGCCACAGCTCGACGGTCGTTCCCCTGCCCGGCTGGCTCGCCATTTCCAATCGCCCGCCCGATTGCTCGGCCAGGCCATGAGCCATCGAGAGGCCGAGTCCGGTGCCTTTGCCTGGCCCCTTGGTTGTGAAGAAGGGCTCGGTTGCACGGGCCAGCGTCTCCGGACTCATGCCGATGCCGTCGTCGCGCACGATCAG is a window from the Pseudomonas sp. MTM4 genome containing:
- a CDS encoding SDR family oxidoreductase, whose translation is MTNRDQTAVICGGTAGVGRATAHALAQAGFRVAVIARGEQGLADTRQALEAAGATVLTIAADVADAEAIDRAAERIEAELGPIELWINAAMATVFAPVEKITAAEYKRVTEVTYLGFVHGTLAALRHMQPRNRGTIVQVGSALSYRAIPLQSAYCAAKFAIRGFTDSLRCELIHTKSKIRLTMVQLPAHNTPQFDWSRNKMRKRPQPVPPIHTPEVAARAILRAATDAPRELWLGRASFQAIIGNMFMPGLLDRMMAKQAWSGQMADEPANPAQPDNLFEPVEGLHRIDGRFGDRVQDHAVALSSETVGKLAVAGLAAVTVGAVALIASIASGRSRR
- a CDS encoding ATP-dependent zinc protease, with the protein product MRHPTRFIRNRLVPITLAALLLSPGIATATANSPQVLGWVEEGLILPEKVAVKFKLDTGALTSSMHAENIDRFEKDGEDWIRFTVELEDINTEKQVRTRLERKMVRDLTVRGAGGAEDRPVVLMKVCLGSQVYEEQFSLNDRDKMNYPVLIGRRTLEKIGPVDSSKTFTVEPSCADAGS